Part of the Flavobacterium okayamense genome, TAGAAAATGTGTCGTAGTTTTTATATTGACTAAAGAGAAAATCCCACATAATTATAACAATTCAAAAAAGTTAGGATTTTCTTCGAAAGCAGTTCCAATCACCACCATATCGGCACCAGCTGTAAAAGCATTTTCAATTTCAAGCGCGGATTTAATACCGCCGCCAACAATTAAAGGGATGTTTATTTTTTGTTTTACAGCCTCAATAATTTCTTTTGATACTCCAATTTTAGCACCACTTCCCGCTTCAAGATAAACGAGTTTCATGCCTAAATATTCAGATGCTTTAGCAGTATTTTTAATTATTTTCAAGTCTTTTCTATCTAAAGGTTTAGTTTGACTAACTCGTTCTACAGCAGTTTTAACTCCACTTTCAATAAGTAAATAGGCTGTAGGAATAATTTCTAAAGAAGAATGTTCTAATTTTTTTACGGCTTTAATTTGTTGTTCAATTAAATATTCTGGATTTCTACCTGAAACTAAACTTAAAAAAAGTAAAGCATTAGCCGCTTCAGAGATTTGATTATAATCGCCAGGAAATAAAAATACAGGTAAGTCAAGTTTTTGTTTTATTCTTTTTACAATTTCATCAAAATCATTTCCATCATAAGTACTTCCACCAAAAAAAATATGTGTGGCAGGCGATTTTTTAATTTTATCACACAAAGTTGGAATAGCATCAAATTCAATTTTCTCAGGATCAATTAAGATGGCTAAAAGTTTCCTTTTTGATTGGATAGCTTGTAAAATATAGTGATAAAAATTCATTATTTATTAGGTAAAGCGACTACAAAGATATATTCTTCTACTTTATAAAATTGTATAAAGAATTTTTCTATTGTATTATTAAAACGTAATTCGGCATTGCAATTAGAGTCTGAAAGGAAAAATGGGGCTTCAAAAATATGATTAGGAAAACTAATCCCTTTTTCATTTTTTATTTTAAAAATAGATTCTTTAGCGCCCCAAATAACAGTTGCTTTTTCAATTCTATCGTTCTCGGATAAATTTTCTAAATGCGAAAGATCCATAAATCGAGGTGCGATTTTCAAAATTTTAGGTTTAATTATTTCTATATCGATTCCCACAATTTTATCGCTACTAATACAAATACAAGAAAAGTCAAAAGAATGCGAAATAGAAATATGTAAGTCTTTTTTCTTTTCTCTTTCTTCTTTTTTCTCTAAATGCGGTTTCCCACTTTCATCATAAAACAAATCAAAATCAGAATAACCTAAATGTTGTAATAGCATACGTACCGCTAAAAATCCTTTTTGATGACTTTCGGATTTCATTTTCTCTAAACGAGCTAATGATAAATCTTTTAATTGTACTGCTCTAAAGAGTTCATTGAAATCTTCAGTAATCTTCCAAAAGTAAGCAGTGGTAAAGTTGTTAATTACTATCGATTTATGAAACGGCATTCTTATTTGTTGTTTTTCAATTGTTTAACATATTAAACAATTCACAAATTACGTGAATTAATTTAGGAATTAAAAAGGAATTGCCTAACTTTGCACTCCAAAATTTTAATAAAAGTAAAATTAATATAAATGAGTACAAAAACTGTTCCTTACGTACCTTACAAAGTTAAAGACATTTCTTTAGCTGCTTGGGGAAGAAAAGAAATTGAATTAGCAGAAGCTGAAATGCCAGGTTTAATGGCTTTACGTGCAGAATATGCAGAAAGTCAACCTTTAAAAGGTGCGAGAATTGCTGGATGTTTACACATGACGATTCAAACAGCTGTTTTAATTGAAACTTTAGTAGCTTTAGGTGCTGATGTAACTTGGAGTTCTTGTAATATTTTTTCAACTCAAGATCATGCTGCTGCTGCTATTGCTGCTGCAGGAATTCCAGTTTACGCTTGGAAAGGTATGAACGAAGAAGAATTCGATTGGTGTATTGAGCAAACGTTATTCTTTGGTGAAGATCGTCAACCGTTAAACATGATTTTAGATGATGGTGGAGATTTAACTAATATGGTTTTCGACCGTTACCCTGAATTAATCAAAGGAATTAAAGGTTTATCAGAAGAAACTACAACTGGAGTTCACCGTTTATATGAAAGAATGGAAAATGGAACATTACACATTCCTGCCATTAACGTAAACGATTCGGTTACTAAATCGAAATTCGATAACAAATACGGATGTAAAGAATCTGCTGTAGATGCTATTCGTCGTGCTACTGACGTTATGTTAGCTGGTAAAAGAGTGGTTGTTTGTGGATATGGTGACGTAGGTAAAGGTACTGCTGCATCATTCCGTGGAGCTGGTTCTATTGTAACCGTAACTGAAATTGATCCAATTTGTGCTTTACAAGCTGCAATGGATGGTTTCGAAGTTAAAAAATTAGATACTGTTGTTGGTAATGCTGATATCGTAATTACTACTACAGGAAATAAAGATATCGTTGTGGGTCGTCATTTTGAAGCGATGAAAGATAAAACTATCGTGTGTAACATCGGACACTTCGATAATGAAATTGACATGGCATGGTTAAATAAAAACCACGGTGCTACTAAAAACGAAATCAAACCTCAAGTTGATAAATATACAATCAACGGAAATGACATTATCATTTTAGCGGAAGGTCGTTTAGTAAACTTAGGATGCGCTACAGGTCACCCAAGTTTTGTAATGAGTAACTCATTTACAAACCAAACCTTAGCTCAATTAGAGTTATGGACAAATACTGATGCTTACGAAAACAAAGTGTATATGTTACCAAAGCATTTAGATGAAAAAGTTGCTGCTTTACACTTAGCTAAAATAGGTGTTGAATTAGAAACTTTATCTCCAGACCAGGCTAAATATATTGGTGTAACGGTTGAAGGTCCATACAAACCAGAATATTATAGATACTAATTGTCATGCTGAACTTGTTTCAGCATCTCAACTATACAGACCTGCAAGAATTTCTTGCAGGTTTTTTTATTCTAAAAATTTAATTATCAACATTTTAACAACAATTTGAAACATTTGGCGTTACATTTGTACTAATAAATCATCATCATCAAAAAACAAAATCATGTTAAAAAAATTCTTTATCCTTTGTTCGGGGGCCGACAAAGATGTTGTTGCTAGTTGTAGCAATGGCGAACAAAACAAATATGCTGGAATAGGTGCTACCGTTTTCTTTACTGCAGTAATGGCTTTCTTGGCTTCGAGCTATGCGCTTTACACAGTTTTTGATAATTATTATATGGCTATGGGTTTTGGTCTGGTTTGGGGTTTGCTTATTTTCAATCTCGACCGATTCATTGTTTCTACTATTAAAAAGCGAGATAGTTTTAAAAGTGAATTTATTCAGGCAACACCGCGTATAATTTTAGCTTTAATTATAGCAGTTGTTATTTCAAAACCTCTAGAAATTAAGATTTTTGAAAAGGAAATCAATTCGGTTTTACTGAAAGAAAAAAATGAATTAGCACTCCAAAATAAAAATCAGGTAACTAATTTCTTTAAAAAAGATATAGACCAAAATCAAGCTAAAATTGACAGTTTAAAATCGGATATTATTAAAAAAGAAACAGAAGTAAACGATTTGTATTCTGTTTACATTACTGAAGCCGAAGGAACTGCCGGTACAAAAAAGTTAGGAAAAGGTCCGGTTTACAAAGAAAAAAGAGAAAAGCACGATGCAGCTCTAAAAGAACTGGATACTTTAAAAGCAATCAATGCGGCAAAAATTAAAGATTTAGAAAGTAATGCTAAAACATTACAAGCTAACTTGGATAATAAAGTAACCGAAACCCAACCAATAATTGACAATTTTGATGGTTTAATGGCGCGAATTAATGCGTTAAGCAAGCTACCGTTTATGCCTTCATTTTTTATCATGTTGTTGTTTTTTGCTATTGAAACAGCTCCAATTATTGCGAAGTTATTAGCTCCAAAAGGCGAATACGATTTTAAAATTGAAGATGCTGAAATGGCTACTATAAATGTCTTGTCTCAAAATAAATACCAAAGCGAATTACAACGTAAAACGGATGCCGAAATTTACGACCAAGTTTATAACGATATTAAAACGGATAAAGAATTATACGATTACAAAAAGCAAAAAGCAACTGAGTTATTAAAACTTCAAGCGGATGGTTTTGTAGAAAAACAGAAAAAAGCTTTATAAATAAAAATCCCAACTTTAAGTTGGGATTTTTTCATTAGTATAGGTTTTATTTACGGCAAATTAGAATAACCATTTTTAGATTTCCACAAGAAATACTTCTCGAGAATTACTTTGTTAATATCGTAGATGACATTTGGAATCATAATCGCGAATGTTCTTGGTTTAAATAAACTTGAAGAAACTAAAAGTACTTCTTTTTTACCAGCATCCATCACACATAATCCTGGAATTCTTCCCCAAGCTTTTTCTTTTAGTTTTGCTTCACCTTTGGTTACTCTTATAATATTTTCGGCAACAATTTTACCTGTTTCATCACTTGGATAACCTGTTTTTGGAGAAGAAAATGGTACTTTTCCTGGTGTAAAAGGTAATGGAACATTTACTGCAATTCCCGCCGCCCATACATTTGGATAATCCACGTGTTGGTAACTGTCTTTTACAGGAACATAGCCTGTAGTTGTAGCATGTAATTCTGGTGAATTACTTACAAAATCAACCCCAATAAACGGAGGCATTAACATTGAGAATTTATAAGGTAAAACTTCTCCGTTTGATAGTTTAATAGTTTCTGATGTCACTTCGTCAACACCAACTTGTGTTTTGTAATGGATGTTAAACATTTTCATAAATGACTTTAACATTGTTTCACCCATTGGCATACCATCAATTCCAAAATGTCCTAAATAGTCTTCAGGGGTAATCCAATATAAATCTACTTTTTTACGGATATTTTGCTCACGTAACCATTTTTCTATATTAAATAAAAATTCATAAGCAGCACCCATACAACCCGCATTTTGAGTAGCTCCAATAACAATTGGACCAGGATTTTTCTTGAATTCTTCTAAGGCTTTTCGAGTTTTCATTGCACCATTAGGTGTACCGATATAATGTGTATATTCAGCAACGCCAGGAGCAACATCATATTTTACTTTTGGGCCGGTTGCTACTACCAAATGATCATATTTAAAATCACCTTTGTCTGTTTTAACAGTTTGATTTTTAACATCTACATTTAAAGCCTCTGCATTTACAAATTCGACTCCTTTTTTGGTTAAAATAGCATCTTTTCTAAAAGAAATGTCTTTAATATCGCGTCTTCCAAATGGAACCCAAATCAAAGAGGGAATAAACATAAAAACAGGTGATTTGTCGATTAAAACAACCTTATGTTGATCTTTACCTTTTCTTTTAATTTCCAGTGCAGCGGTCATTCCTGCAAAGCTTCCGCCTATTACTACCGTTGTTGTCATAATTCTTTAGTTTTATCACTATAAAGTTCCGATTTTACACCAAAAATGACAGCAACTTTTGTTACATAAAAAGCTTAAGAATTTTGAATTTCAGCTTGAAGTTTTTTGGTTAAACTACTAAACACCAAATCATAAGAATAGTTGATTAATTCGATTAATAGTTTTTGGGAAACATCACTATTAACGGCAAGTGTATTCCAATGAATTTTACTCATATGCCAACCTGGTTTTACGCCATCATATTGTTCGCGAAGTTCAATTGCACGTTCTGGATTGCATTTTAAATTGAGCGAAGGATTTCCTTTTTCCCAATCTTGTAAAGAAGTTAAACAAAACATTTTTCCGCCAACTTTAAACACCAGAGTATCTTCATCAAATGGAAAATGTTCGGTTACACCTTTTTTTGACAAGCAGAATTCGTATAGTTGTTGGATATTCATTTTTTTAGAGTGATTAGTGAAAAGTAATTAGTGATTAGCAATAATTTTATATAAAATTGGCTTTGAAGGCGAAGCATCATTCTCAAACGAAGCGATTTGTAAATTCAGTAAATAACTTCCGTCTTTGATACTATTATCAACGAAAATCATTTCAGTAATCGTACAATTAAAACGAGCATCCTCATTCACTTGGTTTACGTCTTTTACATTCCAAAATGCTTTATGAGCTAATAATTTTCCTTCGTCATGCTCTTTGTCTACACTTGGTAAATCAATCAATAGGTGCTTAATACCAATTTCTCTTAAGTATGTTGCTGCTTTATCTGATAAATACGGCGGATTTGAATGGGAATAATTTTTATGTTTTTTACTTTCAATATTCGGAAGTGTTCTAATCACAATTGCTTCAGGATTCGTTCCATTAAGCCCTTTTTCAACTTGTTCTTTTGTAATGATAAAATCATCACCAACTTCAACTGGTTCAATTGAAATTAAATTAGCTAAAAAGAAAAACGTTTTCAAATGTTGGTTAACACTGTAAAAATCTTTGGTAATATGTCCTAAACATTCGGTGTGTGTTCCGTGTGCATGCGGATTGAAGAAAATATTATTGAAATTAGTCCATGATTTTCCTTCAGAAACTTTTCCAATCCAATCGCCCATAGTTACGGGTTCAATTTTGGGTTCATCTTGATACCACGCAATAGGATTTTGATTATCGTTAGTTAAGGGTAAAGAAATATCTAAAGGTTGAGAAAAATCAACGGTTAAAGTTTTATCGTTATGTTTAATAGTAGCTATCATAAATTATTTATGCATTAAATAAAGTGTAAACTGGCTTATTTGTTCTCTATACAAAAAGATTAAAGCAAAAAAGACTATAACTATAGTAAATGTTTTTAATAAAGTTATTTTCCAATTGTCATTATAAAACCTTTTTAAGGCAAATGTTAAGTATAAAAAATTAAAGCTAAAAATAGTTAATTGTGTTACTCGTGGCGAAAACCATTCTCTTGGAAGAATGACTAATGTTACACAAAATAACATAAAAAATGACAAATAATGTATCGCAAATATGGCATGAATTCCAAATTGTAGTTTCTTTTTGAAATTAACTAACCATATAATAAAACTTAAAAAAGGAATGAGAATAAAAATATACAATTTCGAATTCGTTAAAGACTCAGAATCATAGATTTGTTTCAAAAATTCAACAGATTCTTGTTTAGTGTTGGCAATTGCTTCTAAAGCTTTTAGATTACTTTCAATTGAGAAAAAATAACCCGACGGAATTCTGAAAATGTCTGCTCCAGATAAAATGAAAAAGAATAAAACGTTTACAACGATAAACAATTGAAAAGGTTTCATAAATGGTTTACGAACTCCATTTACATAGTTTTCAGTTAGTTGACCGGGTTTAAATAATAAAAACCAAAAGCTTTTAATAAACTTAGAATCAAAATTGGTAAACCCATCAACAAATTGCTGTAGAATAGTTTTAATAGAAAAATCGGATTTTTCCACTACTTTTTCACCACAATTATAGCAGAATTTCCCTATTAAAGGTTCGTTACAATTGATGCAATTTTTAGCTTCTTCCACAAAATGAAATTTGGTTTACTCCAAATTTAACAAAAATAAGTCGGATGCAATTCCGTCGGATAAAAATTTACCTTTTTGCGTTGCTTTTAAAATTCCATTTTCAACAAAAAGTAATTCGTCTTCAATAAATTTCTGACTTTGTAGGTTGAGGTATTCTAAATATTTTGGTCCAAATTCTTTTTCTATTCGTTCCAATGAAACACCCCATATGGTTCGCAAACCGGTCATGATATATTCGTTATATTGGTCTACTGTTGTTAATGTTTCCTTTTCGGATGGCAATTGATT contains:
- a CDS encoding geranylgeranylglyceryl/heptaprenylglyceryl phosphate synthase, whose translation is MNFYHYILQAIQSKRKLLAILIDPEKIEFDAIPTLCDKIKKSPATHIFFGGSTYDGNDFDEIVKRIKQKLDLPVFLFPGDYNQISEAANALLFLSLVSGRNPEYLIEQQIKAVKKLEHSSLEIIPTAYLLIESGVKTAVERVSQTKPLDRKDLKIIKNTAKASEYLGMKLVYLEAGSGAKIGVSKEIIEAVKQKINIPLIVGGGIKSALEIENAFTAGADMVVIGTAFEENPNFFELL
- a CDS encoding 4'-phosphopantetheinyl transferase family protein — protein: MPFHKSIVINNFTTAYFWKITEDFNELFRAVQLKDLSLARLEKMKSESHQKGFLAVRMLLQHLGYSDFDLFYDESGKPHLEKKEEREKKKDLHISISHSFDFSCICISSDKIVGIDIEIIKPKILKIAPRFMDLSHLENLSENDRIEKATVIWGAKESIFKIKNEKGISFPNHIFEAPFFLSDSNCNAELRFNNTIEKFFIQFYKVEEYIFVVALPNK
- the ahcY gene encoding adenosylhomocysteinase, whose amino-acid sequence is MSTKTVPYVPYKVKDISLAAWGRKEIELAEAEMPGLMALRAEYAESQPLKGARIAGCLHMTIQTAVLIETLVALGADVTWSSCNIFSTQDHAAAAIAAAGIPVYAWKGMNEEEFDWCIEQTLFFGEDRQPLNMILDDGGDLTNMVFDRYPELIKGIKGLSEETTTGVHRLYERMENGTLHIPAINVNDSVTKSKFDNKYGCKESAVDAIRRATDVMLAGKRVVVCGYGDVGKGTAASFRGAGSIVTVTEIDPICALQAAMDGFEVKKLDTVVGNADIVITTTGNKDIVVGRHFEAMKDKTIVCNIGHFDNEIDMAWLNKNHGATKNEIKPQVDKYTINGNDIIILAEGRLVNLGCATGHPSFVMSNSFTNQTLAQLELWTNTDAYENKVYMLPKHLDEKVAALHLAKIGVELETLSPDQAKYIGVTVEGPYKPEYYRY
- a CDS encoding DUF4407 domain-containing protein, whose product is MLKKFFILCSGADKDVVASCSNGEQNKYAGIGATVFFTAVMAFLASSYALYTVFDNYYMAMGFGLVWGLLIFNLDRFIVSTIKKRDSFKSEFIQATPRIILALIIAVVISKPLEIKIFEKEINSVLLKEKNELALQNKNQVTNFFKKDIDQNQAKIDSLKSDIIKKETEVNDLYSVYITEAEGTAGTKKLGKGPVYKEKREKHDAALKELDTLKAINAAKIKDLESNAKTLQANLDNKVTETQPIIDNFDGLMARINALSKLPFMPSFFIMLLFFAIETAPIIAKLLAPKGEYDFKIEDAEMATINVLSQNKYQSELQRKTDAEIYDQVYNDIKTDKELYDYKKQKATELLKLQADGFVEKQKKAL
- a CDS encoding NAD(P)/FAD-dependent oxidoreductase produces the protein MTTTVVIGGSFAGMTAALEIKRKGKDQHKVVLIDKSPVFMFIPSLIWVPFGRRDIKDISFRKDAILTKKGVEFVNAEALNVDVKNQTVKTDKGDFKYDHLVVATGPKVKYDVAPGVAEYTHYIGTPNGAMKTRKALEEFKKNPGPIVIGATQNAGCMGAAYEFLFNIEKWLREQNIRKKVDLYWITPEDYLGHFGIDGMPMGETMLKSFMKMFNIHYKTQVGVDEVTSETIKLSNGEVLPYKFSMLMPPFIGVDFVSNSPELHATTTGYVPVKDSYQHVDYPNVWAAGIAVNVPLPFTPGKVPFSSPKTGYPSDETGKIVAENIIRVTKGEAKLKEKAWGRIPGLCVMDAGKKEVLLVSSSLFKPRTFAIMIPNVIYDINKVILEKYFLWKSKNGYSNLP
- a CDS encoding MmcQ/YjbR family DNA-binding protein, encoding MNIQQLYEFCLSKKGVTEHFPFDEDTLVFKVGGKMFCLTSLQDWEKGNPSLNLKCNPERAIELREQYDGVKPGWHMSKIHWNTLAVNSDVSQKLLIELINYSYDLVFSSLTKKLQAEIQNS
- a CDS encoding cyclase family protein encodes the protein MIATIKHNDKTLTVDFSQPLDISLPLTNDNQNPIAWYQDEPKIEPVTMGDWIGKVSEGKSWTNFNNIFFNPHAHGTHTECLGHITKDFYSVNQHLKTFFFLANLISIEPVEVGDDFIITKEQVEKGLNGTNPEAIVIRTLPNIESKKHKNYSHSNPPYLSDKAATYLREIGIKHLLIDLPSVDKEHDEGKLLAHKAFWNVKDVNQVNEDARFNCTITEMIFVDNSIKDGSYLLNLQIASFENDASPSKPILYKIIANH
- a CDS encoding DUF3667 domain-containing protein — its product is MEEAKNCINCNEPLIGKFCYNCGEKVVEKSDFSIKTILQQFVDGFTNFDSKFIKSFWFLLFKPGQLTENYVNGVRKPFMKPFQLFIVVNVLFFFILSGADIFRIPSGYFFSIESNLKALEAIANTKQESVEFLKQIYDSESLTNSKLYIFILIPFLSFIIWLVNFKKKLQFGIHAIFAIHYLSFFMLFCVTLVILPREWFSPRVTQLTIFSFNFLYLTFALKRFYNDNWKITLLKTFTIVIVFFALIFLYREQISQFTLYLMHK